TATTGCAGTCAAACGAGTGGCCGCTAACCAAACGGGTATTAAGAACAAATCATTTGACACACGCCAGGGGCTGGTCGCCCTGACGGATCCCAAAGCTATACTGATCTTTATATCGGTATTTGCCGCCGCTATTCCAAACGGCGTTGTGAATTCCTTCTCGACGATCATCATCCAAGACATGGGATTCTCCACTACGAAGACCACTCAACTGAAGTCTGTCGGAGATGCAGTACTTATCGTGGCGTTGGTGATCGGAGGTACTATAACGTTGACTGTCCCAAACAGTAGACTGCTCACATCAACTGCTGCAAATATCTTGTGCACTGTGGCGGCTGCGTGCATGGCCTATCTCCCTCGAGAGAAAACATGGGCTAGACTGGCTTGTTTCTGGCTGGTTAATACACAGTCGGTAGGGTTCACGATCTCCCTGGTCACAATCTCATCCAATATGGCCGGCTATACCCATAGAGCTATGGCGAATGCATTGGTGTTGTAGGTCTACTTATTTTTGTTCATATCATGTTTGATATCTTTAGATCCGCTGCTAATGATTGGTAGTACCGCTTATTGCTGGGGTAATTTTGCTGGGCCTTTTGTCGTGAAACCATCCGAGGCGCCTGAATACAAGGGGGCCACCATCGGTCTTCTCGCCGGGTATGCGATCAAAGCAGGCTGCCACCTAGGATTGTTCAGTAAGTTGATCGACTTGACGGCGTCATTCGCATTACCTTGCTAATATAACATGTGTAGCCTACATGTTTTTGGTCAATCGCCATCGCGATTCCCACTACGGCCCAGCCGACAGGGCTCGCAGTGACGAAGCGGGGATGCAGGATCGCACGGAGTTTGAGAATAAGGATTTCCGCTATGTGCTATGAATTCTGGAAGACGTAGAATACGGATAGTACAATTTATTCTCATTAGCGACGAGATCCGTGCTCCAGTATTAGGGGATAGAGAATATAGTAGCACCAGTCGGTGAATTCGAGTCGGTACTTTGGGATGCTACAGGAAGCAAACTCTTGCCACTGTATAGTATTTCTTTAAAGCTCTAAAGTTATGGAGATCGAAGTTAGTGCTTAAATGCTTGATATCATGGAGATTCCCCGCATAACTTTCTAGTATTAGCTTCTCTCCACATCACGGGGACCGGTTCGACATCTTTCAATGCTCCTCGTGGAGAATGATATCCCATAGACAATCACCATGGCCCGTCGTCAAAAAGTGGTCTGCTCATCTTGTCGCCATCGCAAGACGAAATGCGATGGGGCCTCCCCCAGCTGCTCGGCTTGTGTAGCCAGTGCCTCTCCTTGTCAGTATGAAAAAGCGCCATCACTAGCATACGTCCGTTCTTTACAGGCGCGTATTCGCGAACTGGAAGCCAAAGTGAAAGACTCAgattcttctccttctgctgTCGTGCTGAGCTCAGTATTCAATGGACACGACGGAGACTCTATATCTTTCCACGCAGAGGGAAATTTGAGCTACCACAACCAAACATCTGCTATTCATGAAGGTCCACCGTATACATCTCGTCAGCTGCCGCAGGCTGCGCCCCAatcaccagcatccagagCAACCCAGCAATCTACTGATAGTATCAGACATAGCCTTGTTGCCAATGCTGTGGCTCAGAAAAACCTCGAGCTCCTGAACGCCAGCGCAATATCGCCGCAGGCTGACGTACCCCCGGAAGTGACTGCCATACTGCTCCAATTACATTGGTGCTGGCTTCATCCAAGCTTCCTGTTTGTGTACCGACCGGCGTTTACGAGGGATATGCTCCAATCCGCTCATCATGGGCAGAAACCCAAGTACTGGTCTGCGACTCTCTTCAAGGTCCTGTGCGCTCACAGCTGTCGATTCATCCGGGCCCCGGAGGCATTTTGGAGCCCAGAAGACTACACAGAGTCGTTTTCCCAGTTCAGTAACCGCCTCATGTCAGAGGCCAAGGCGCTACTCGCCCTGGAGACCCTCAATCCCCCTTCAGTCCCCACCATCCAAGCGTTGTTGCAACAGTCTGCGCGGGATATAGCCTGCGGgcgttcttcagcagcatggCTCTACTCTGGCATGGCGTTTCGCATGGCCATTGATCTAGGACTGCACGTTTCCCCCGACGATCTACAACGCCACTCGACCTCGCTGTCGGCGGAAGATGTCGAGATTCGAAAACGTTTGTTCTGGAGCCTATATGCCTGGGACAAACACATCAGCCTGTACCTGGGCAGAATGCCCAATTTCACCATGGGTGCCGAAAACGTTTCGCTTGAGTTCCTTGATGACTTTACCGAAGAGGACCTGTGGGAGCCATATTACGGGCCTGAACCGGCGTCTGCCGAACGCCGATCTTATCCCCCAACCCCAGGGCATATCGTTTCTTGCTTCACGCAACTATGCAAACTGTGCATCCTCATATCGCGGGTGATGTTGGACCTCTACAGTCCGCAACCAACCAGCCACCCAAGCTCATCATTAGACGCCCGGGCGGCGGCATTCGTGACGATCAATCGGGACCTTCATGAATGGTACAAAGCCCTACCATCTTTTCTACAGATACCCTCCGACAAAATCCCGGAGATCAGTCCCCCGCCGCACATCACATCTCTCAATCTAATGTATCATACTACGctgattcttcttcatcgtcccTATGTCGTTAGCGGACATGCGCGCGACTCCGACGCGGCACGAAAGAGTTGGAAAGTTTGTCGCTCCTCAACAACTACTATCTACCATCTGCTTCAAATGTATACGAAAACTTTCGGATTCCAACACATCACATATATGAACAGTTATTGTACATACACGGCGGCGACAACGGCAGTGTATCAGCTGGAAACTTCAGATGGAGAACCTCGCGTTTCCGATCAAGTCGTGTGGACGGAGCTTAAATTCTTGCTGGATATTCTTCAACGCACGTCTACTACCATGCCGGGTCTAAATCGGAGCATTGACATCATTCGGTCCCGAATAAAGAAAATTCTGGACCGACAAGTGACCAAGCAACTTGATTCACTCTTTCCAGGCAGCAATGCGCCGGCGGGTGGCCAACGCTACGCTTCACCCGGGCCGTTCAGAACACAAACTGTTGTAGGTGGCGAAGACCTGACGACGGATCATGCGCTAGACCCTACATTCCCACAtccatcttccagcttctcaccgCGACGGGACCTTCTGACTGAAGACTGGCGGATCCTGGACGATTGGCTTCCAGCATTTCCCGGACAAGATGTCTCTTTTGGGTCTGAAGTCGTACTGGATATGCCCGAGAACCTGAGTCCAAGGACGCGATCTGCACTCATGGGCTCGAATTTGTATCCTCACATGCAGCTTAATTTCTCGATGCCCGATGATCCAACTTTTGACTACACTCCTTTCTCAGGGACATCATCCGGTCCTCGGCCTTGTGATCATCACAGCCTTTGACCTTCTCTAGAGTATGCTTGTATTTGAATCATGTCATCTGTTAAATGTGCTTTGAATCTAGCTAAGCAATAGAAATGAGGATCCAGCTGTTGTTTGACAGTGTTACCTATTCATATATTGGGCTTGCGCTGGTCATCTGACTTTTATTCTGTTCTTGCCGGCCACTTGATATACGATTACGAATAATATCAGTGctaaaaaaaataaaaataaaaataaataatgTAAATGAAAATGAGAAGAGGTTAATTTTTATATAGAACCGGAGTTTTCGTCTGTTGTATATACTGTTCAGGTAGCCCATAATGGGTTCCCATCGCCACCTAGAGCCCTCACTCGTCTTGAGTTCAATCTAGCCTAGCATATACCGGAGAGAGCAGTGTATTGATAAATAAAGTCACCAAGCAGGGCAAGCTTGCAAAGCAGTCACCAAAGTCTAAGCTACCATCTTTCTATATACTATCAAGAAATATCGACACAAAAAGGTCAACGCAAAGCTCAACGCAAATCAAACCTCAGTACCTCAGCTCACACTTCCCGCATCCACACTATGCATGTGTCCTTCAAGCAATGGTGACAGTCGAGTTCAGAACCTCAAAGAGCGGTTCATTCGACGCCTAGTAAACAGATCAGCACTCATCCACTTCCTCTTCTCGACAAAGCGGTTCCTATATTAGATGGAGGGGGAACATACCCCAACCAGAGCCGCGTGCGCAACGGCAACGACCGCCTTTCCCTTTGGAGTAGACGCGGGGATCGTCACCGTGAAGTTCTCGTACGGCGAGGGATAGTCCTCGTGGAACTGCGGGTTAAAATCACCATGGTAGAGTTGAGCAGTACCGAGCATCTCGTCGGCAGGGATGCAGTTGCCCTTGGGGCAGGTCTGCAGGCCGATTGCGACCGCGAGCTCGGTAGATCCCGTAAGGGAGTTCTGCACACGGGTTAATATGGTATAATATACCAGAGAGCCAGGAATTGACGTACAACCCGAGTGACTTGGACAATAATGTCGCTGCCGGCTGTCAGATTGGTACCCCCAGGGAGGTTCAAGCCGGCATTCTGCGCAAGGGCTGTGGCAGCAAGAGTGAGGAGGGCGAAGATCTTCATTTTGTCTTTTTACTATTGATACACCGAGCAGGAGAGTTGTTGATTCGAATTAATTGTAGATTGAGATGTTGCTGTGATGCACTATACGACTTGTCAGAGCGGCCAGACCCTTTTATATCCTGTACTCTAGGTTGTACATATTAGACATCAGGGCACCCGCTTACCACTGTGTAGAGAATACGAGTGAAACAAATGATCTCAGCGCCAAAAACAAGGCTGTCTGATTCGCCGCTGACCATCCCCACAACAATCGGTGCTCTGACAACCAAGTCTAAAGGAGAAGTAGCTGTGCCGATCCACATCATGCTGTGCTGGGGCTGATGGAGTATTCGCCGGGGGATGCACGGGGTGAGACATGTCTATGACAGGCTGCCAGTCAGTCACCTCAGCAGCCAGATCAGGCCTCAGTCTCACCCCCAAGACTCGTCAACATGACAGGAACAAGGCCACCGAAATTCGCCTTCCGAGCTGTCAGTAtaaatagaaatagaaggGAAGAGCTGTTGACCCACCTGTATTTTAGTGCCGGGCTGCTCCTTTATATCTGTCACTCGGCGCTGCTTGTTCTTTCTTAGCTTAATCGGTCTCACCTCGGCCCTTAGCTTTCGGGGGTTTATTTGGAGAGGGAGGCCTGAATCAGGACGAGAATCACATGAGCGCGCTCTCCGAGAATAACTCAGGCCCCGAGTGAAGGAGTTGGCCTTAGAGTTGACCTATCATGGAATTCGCCCTCAGGTCGGTGTTGATATCTCCCTTTGACGACACCCCGTTTGCCCTAATCTCGCACTTTATACCTCTTGTTCAAGTATCTAGAAGCACAGAATATAATCAGCCTCACAAATCATAGATACTACTAACGTTAATACCCTGGTCCTAAAAATAACTATGCCGCCGTCAATTGGCCTGCAGTTACAGACAGGCAGCCGCTTAATGCTACTGGTAGCATACGTAGGTGGTGACTGTGGGTTGCTTTCTCTGTTCAAGGCTATTCTGGAGCTCTCTATAGGCCGATTTTCACCTCCACATTTTCCGGTGAGGCTGTAGGCTCCTGTAAGAAGGCTTATTTTAGCTACCTAGCTTGTAAGCACacccccagccccagcaggAGATCAGAAGGCATGCGCCCTTGTCTACAGATTGGACGCTACAAAAGATCATAAACGTAGTAATATTAATAAGAATAAGAAATATAATAGAATTCACCATTCATTATAAGATGGAGACAACTTAGTAGGATAATTTGGACCAGCACTGAGAATATTTCTCGCAACTGTATACCCTACAGTGCTGACCCTGAGTCGACGCTCGTTTGGGTGAGATATAACCATGAATCATGTAACTGGAACAGCAAGGCTCGTCATGACACCCTTCAGTTCTGCCAGGACCCGCGCACCTAAGCACTACGCGTGCTGCTGTTGTAGCACTCTCGCTTATCGAGCAACCTTTAATTCCCTTGGGGGATCTGTGAAACATCGCAAGGACCTGCATGAGCTGAATTTGTCATATACCGCTGGACGTGGTACCTGGCCAGGGCTATGCCTCCAGCAGCACGCCTGAAACTAGAACTATACGTCAGCAGCTGATAGAATCTATGACTGCGGTATCATTCATCCAGCCGAATGGAATAGTTCTCTTACACTCTTTTTAGGCTCTTTTCAGGCTCTTTTGCTTAGACTAGCACTCATCACATTAGGCGAACTTCTGGTTCGTTTTCAAGCATATTTCCAGTCACGCATTATCAAGTCTCAATCTCTGTAACTCCGTATATGCTAGAGCTGCCAAGCGCCGACTTCggaagctgctgcttcttgtaTTGACCCTGACCTGGGACTGGCACCACGCGCTTTCTCAGCATGTCAAGGTACCATCGCCAAACTCTTTTAGCTATTACACCCTTTTCTTAAGCGGTCCCAACTAGCCTGTGCAAAGTACGCTCAGGGCCAGGAACGATAACTCGAATAGAGTACTCGGCTTGAAGCAGCTCAGTCGTCGGACATACAGTCCTATGAAAATTGCCACTAACCTCGCCCTCCCTCGCGATCGTCCCCAGAGACAATTCACTTCTCCCTCTTACAAAGAACCCCAAAGCTCAAGGCGGAGACTGTCTTTGCGAGCACTGTCCTTGtatcttcgccttcctcccgTACAGCCTCCCTCCC
This sequence is a window from Aspergillus nidulans FGSC A4 chromosome IV. Protein-coding genes within it:
- a CDS encoding uncharacterized protein (transcript_id=CADANIAT00000050), with protein sequence MARRQKVVCSSCRHRKTKCDGASPSCSACVASASPCQYEKAPSLAYVRSLQARIRELEAKVKDSDSSPSAVVLSSVFNGHDGDSISFHAEGNLSYHNQTSAIHEGPPYTSRQLPQAAPQSPASRATQQSTDSIRHSLVANAVAQKNLELLNASAISPQADVPPEVTAILLQLHWCWLHPSFLFVYRPAFTRDMLQSAHHGQKPKYWSATLFKVLCAHSCRFIRAPEAFWSPEDYTESFSQFSNRLMSEAKALLALETLNPPSVPTIQALLQQSARDIACGRSSAAWLYSGMAFRMAIDLGLHVSPDDLQRHSTSLSAEDVEIRKRLFWSLYAWDKHISLYLGRMPNFTMGAENVSLEFLDDFTEEDLWEPYYGPEPASAERRSYPPTPGHIVSCFTQLCKLCILISRVMLDLYSPQPTSHPSSSLDARAAAFVTINRDLHEWYKALPSFLQIPSDKIPEISPPPHITSLNLMYHTTLILLHRPYVVSGHARDSDAARKSWKVCRSSTTTIYHLLQMYTKTFGFQHITYMNSYCTYTAATTAVYQLETSDGEPRVSDQVVWTELKFLLDILQRTSTTMPGLNRSIDIIRSRIKKILDRQVTKQLDSLFPGSNAPAGGQRYASPGPFRTQTVVGGEDLTTDHALDPTFPHPSSSFSPRRDLLTEDWRILDDWLPAFPGQDVSFGSEVVLDMPENLSPRTRSALMGSNLYPHMQLNFSMPDDPTFDYTPFSGTSSGPRPCDHHSL
- a CDS encoding uncharacterized protein (transcript_id=CADANIAT00000051), with protein sequence MKIFALLTLAATALAQNAGLNLPGGTNLTAGSDIIVQVTRVNSLTGSTELAVAIGLQTCPKGNCIPADEMLGTAQLYHGDFNPQFHEDYPSPYENFTVTIPASTPKGKAVVAVAHAALVGASNEPLFEVLNSTVTIA